One window of Mucilaginibacter inviolabilis genomic DNA carries:
- the gldN gene encoding gliding motility protein GldN, translating to MKKKILVVVLCLVCVSAAFAQKRPAKKRTRKAAATTTQQQQPVQQQLQQSSQQDNVAGSQASVADTSKRKTFDPNKPFERPLDGYYKKNNILNARVTPLPNLRENDVAFAKRVWREIDVREKMNQYLASPKSRLIDVLLNAIAAGELTAYDPSPTKDDPGGDAFTVRLSAGAARSKMADSSVVDKFDKDGNKIGSSLQAGEFNPDSVVKFRIKEDWVFDKQRSVFEPRIIGIAPLIKPKAGNLDLDYQPAFWVYFPEARPILATKEVASRNSDATGLSFDDVFMKRIFTSYIVKESNDKDERIKDYAQGIDKLYESERIKKSLMDWELNLWSY from the coding sequence ATGAAAAAGAAAATTTTGGTGGTTGTACTTTGTTTAGTGTGCGTTTCGGCGGCATTTGCCCAAAAACGCCCGGCTAAAAAACGTACCAGGAAAGCCGCTGCTACCACCACACAGCAACAACAGCCCGTGCAGCAACAGCTTCAGCAATCCAGCCAGCAGGATAACGTGGCCGGGAGTCAGGCGTCGGTTGCTGATACCTCAAAACGTAAAACATTTGACCCTAACAAGCCTTTTGAGCGGCCGCTTGATGGTTATTATAAAAAGAACAACATCCTGAATGCCCGGGTTACGCCTTTACCAAACCTGCGCGAAAATGATGTAGCTTTTGCTAAACGTGTGTGGCGGGAAATTGATGTTCGCGAAAAAATGAACCAATACCTGGCTTCGCCGAAAAGCAGGTTAATTGACGTGCTTTTAAATGCCATTGCTGCAGGTGAGTTGACAGCCTATGACCCAAGCCCAACAAAGGACGATCCGGGAGGCGATGCTTTCACTGTTCGGCTTTCTGCCGGGGCAGCTAGATCAAAAATGGCAGATAGCTCGGTTGTGGATAAGTTTGATAAAGACGGTAATAAAATAGGATCGTCATTACAGGCCGGGGAGTTTAACCCTGATAGTGTAGTGAAGTTCCGCATTAAAGAAGATTGGGTTTTTGATAAGCAACGTTCTGTATTTGAACCACGCATTATTGGTATAGCCCCATTGATCAAACCAAAAGCAGGTAACCTGGATTTGGATTACCAGCCAGCATTTTGGGTGTATTTCCCCGAGGCACGACCTATCCTGGCTACAAAAGAAGTAGCCAGTCGTAACAGCGATGCAACAGGTTTGAGTTTCGACGATGTTTTTATGAAGCGGATATTTACCAGCTACATTGTCAAAGAAAGTAATGATAAGGACGAACGTATAAAAGATTACGCGCAAG
- the gldM gene encoding gliding motility protein GldM, translated as MAGGKETPRQRMIGILYLVLLGLIALNVPDSLLDAFKNITNSLDQSRTNVTTSLQSTYSAFEATKLKEQPEKARQLEAQAKAASKAADELNGYIEELKAKLIQEGGGKNPETGDVDARESLDISPQIMINGKKADVLKEKIETTRAHLLQLLGKDSTGVNFSLNTIAPKGKTWQEGYFGDGIPLGAALTTLAKIQADNKNAENEVVKKVLGKVDVAQVTLNQFKAVAVAPSSYVLAGQQYKAEIYLTAYDQNSNPAITVGGASIPTSNGVGTYTTTASGEGLHTWTGSLSVKQVEGPPKVYPISATYMVAKPSAVVSPDKMNVLYIGVPNPLSVSAPGVPKESMKVSMSGGSINGSGGHYTATVSSIGTAKVTVFGDKGMVLGTSEFRVKRIPDPKPQFAGKSGGNTSAANLRAQDRLFAKLENFDFDAKFNVTRFTLLVVKPRQDAIILSGSGAELTGAMRSAMSSVTPGSTVVFKDIVAVGPDGTPRGLDPIVISAN; from the coding sequence ATGGCCGGAGGTAAGGAAACCCCAAGACAGCGAATGATAGGCATACTATACCTGGTGCTTTTAGGCTTAATAGCCCTGAATGTGCCGGATAGCTTATTAGACGCGTTTAAAAATATAACAAACAGTTTAGATCAGTCAAGAACTAACGTTACAACCAGTTTACAAAGTACCTATTCGGCATTTGAGGCAACCAAATTGAAAGAACAGCCCGAAAAGGCCCGTCAATTAGAAGCCCAGGCCAAAGCTGCAAGTAAAGCGGCTGATGAACTAAACGGGTACATTGAAGAATTAAAAGCTAAATTAATACAAGAGGGAGGGGGTAAGAACCCGGAAACGGGCGATGTTGATGCCCGGGAGAGTTTGGATATATCTCCCCAGATAATGATCAACGGTAAAAAAGCCGATGTATTGAAAGAGAAAATTGAAACTACCCGTGCGCATTTATTACAGTTACTAGGCAAAGATAGTACAGGTGTTAATTTTTCTTTAAATACTATCGCGCCTAAAGGTAAAACCTGGCAAGAAGGTTATTTTGGTGATGGTATTCCGTTGGGTGCCGCATTAACTACTTTAGCGAAGATCCAGGCTGATAATAAGAATGCTGAAAACGAAGTAGTAAAAAAAGTATTGGGTAAGGTGGACGTTGCCCAGGTAACTTTAAACCAGTTTAAGGCCGTAGCGGTTGCTCCAAGCAGTTATGTTTTGGCAGGTCAGCAATATAAAGCAGAGATTTATTTAACTGCTTATGATCAAAATTCAAACCCTGCTATTACTGTAGGGGGAGCCAGTATCCCAACTTCAAATGGAGTAGGAACTTATACTACCACAGCAAGCGGTGAAGGATTACACACCTGGACTGGTAGTTTATCTGTAAAACAGGTAGAGGGACCACCTAAAGTATATCCTATTTCGGCTACTTACATGGTAGCCAAACCATCTGCCGTGGTATCGCCCGATAAAATGAACGTTCTATATATTGGTGTACCAAACCCTCTTTCTGTATCGGCGCCGGGTGTGCCCAAAGAAAGTATGAAGGTAAGCATGTCTGGTGGTTCTATAAATGGAAGTGGCGGTCACTATACAGCTACGGTAAGTAGTATTGGTACAGCAAAAGTTACTGTGTTTGGTGATAAAGGAATGGTTTTAGGTACCTCTGAGTTCCGTGTAAAGCGTATACCTGATCCTAAACCACAGTTTGCCGGAAAAAGTGGTGGTAACACCAGTGCTGCAAACCTTAGAGCGCAGGACAGGCTTTTTGCGAAGCTGGAGAATTTTGATTTTGATGCTAAATTTAACGTAACGCGTTTTACACTGCTTGTTGTAAAGCCCCGTCAGGATGCCATTATACTATCAGGCAGCGGTGCCGAGCTAACAGGTGCAATGCGTTCAGCAATGAGTAGTGTTACACCGGGTTCTACTGTTGTATTTAAGGATATTGTTGCAGTTGGCCCTGATGGAACACCGAGAGGACTTGACCCGATTGTAATATCCGCAAATTAA
- the gldL gene encoding gliding motility protein GldL — translation MAGKKKPYGIGNIISWGATVVIIGLLFKIQHWPMASTFITVGLGAEACLFFLLGFQREDKDIDWVRVYPELSEEFSGELPKATTRPVISSNSSNTQALDKMLEDAKIGPELVRSLGDGLRTFGDKVAAISRVTDAGEATIAFTDKVKTASASYDKLSTAFDKASANLSELANSNVDSKAYHEQVTKLGRNLSELNAVYELELQDSSAHLKSMNNFYKNLSLTMNNFNESLDDSKQFKEEVGRLAKNLASLNSVYGNMLTAMNQPRVN, via the coding sequence ATGGCAGGGAAGAAAAAACCTTATGGAATAGGTAATATAATATCATGGGGAGCTACAGTAGTAATCATCGGCTTATTGTTTAAAATTCAACACTGGCCAATGGCATCTACCTTTATAACCGTTGGGTTGGGTGCAGAGGCATGTTTGTTTTTCCTATTGGGTTTCCAGAGAGAAGATAAGGATATTGACTGGGTACGTGTTTATCCAGAATTAAGCGAAGAGTTTAGCGGTGAATTGCCAAAAGCAACCACCAGGCCAGTAATTAGCAGTAACTCTTCAAATACACAGGCCTTGGATAAGATGCTGGAGGATGCCAAAATTGGTCCGGAACTGGTACGCAGCCTGGGCGATGGTTTAAGAACCTTTGGCGATAAAGTTGCCGCTATATCCAGAGTAACTGACGCTGGCGAAGCTACAATAGCCTTTACCGATAAGGTAAAAACAGCATCGGCAAGCTATGATAAACTAAGCACCGCTTTTGATAAAGCATCGGCTAATTTATCAGAACTAGCCAATTCAAATGTTGATTCAAAAGCATATCATGAGCAGGTAACCAAATTGGGCCGTAACCTGTCTGAACTAAATGCTGTTTATGAATTGGAACTGCAGGATTCAAGTGCTCATTTAAAATCAATGAACAACTTTTATAAAAACCTGTCTTTAACCATGAACAACTTCAATGAGTCGTTAGATGATTCGAAACAGTTTAAGGAAGAAGTAGGTCGTTTAGCAAAAAACCTGGCATCGTTAAATTCGGTTTACGGGAATATGCTTACTGCAATGAACCAGCCACGTGTTAATTAA
- a CDS encoding SUMF1/EgtB/PvdO family nonheme iron enzyme — MKHIYFLIVVLAGGFLSGCSKGGDRGEVTGIPQRSFRSEVPYGMVYIPGGTFLMGQTDQDVTFAQIAQTKQVTIAPFFMDQTETTNSQYKQFVYWVRDSIAITNYANDNKYYIQPKGAGANANNNAGKKFINWDYVKKNPIWSNKKGQANNASKLQGMYYQGDDRVFDRNEIDVRILKYNYSIMVLRDAANYKNDKTKRRSDFILRDTVAVYPDTLVWLSDFSYAANEPMVEGYFSHPAFRNYPVVGVTWRQARAYTVWRTRYNDAYKDSRRLPHRLPYGLPTEAQFEYAARGGRIGTDYPWGGPYIKNAKGCLLANFKPGRGNYTDDGGAYTVNVRSYFPNDYGLYNMAGNVAEWTSSTFDESASSFVHDLAPTFNYEAKATDPEVLKRKVVRGGSWKDIGYFLQNATRTYEYQDTAKSYIGFRCVTDYLGRDIKDKR, encoded by the coding sequence ATGAAGCATATCTACTTTTTAATAGTTGTTTTGGCGGGCGGGTTTTTGAGTGGTTGCAGTAAAGGAGGCGACAGGGGGGAAGTTACCGGTATCCCACAACGCTCGTTCAGGTCAGAAGTGCCTTATGGTATGGTTTATATCCCGGGCGGTACTTTCCTGATGGGACAAACGGATCAGGATGTAACCTTTGCGCAGATAGCACAAACCAAGCAGGTTACCATTGCTCCTTTCTTCATGGATCAAACCGAGACCACCAACAGCCAGTACAAACAATTTGTTTATTGGGTACGCGACTCTATCGCCATTACCAATTATGCTAACGATAATAAGTATTATATCCAACCCAAAGGTGCAGGGGCCAATGCCAATAATAATGCCGGTAAAAAATTTATTAACTGGGATTATGTAAAAAAGAACCCAATCTGGAGTAATAAAAAAGGTCAGGCCAATAATGCCTCAAAATTACAGGGTATGTACTACCAGGGCGACGACCGTGTTTTCGACCGCAATGAAATAGATGTACGTATATTAAAGTACAACTACTCGATCATGGTACTGCGCGATGCTGCCAATTATAAAAATGATAAAACCAAAAGACGCTCTGACTTTATTTTACGTGATACTGTAGCCGTTTATCCTGATACGCTGGTATGGCTGAGCGATTTTTCGTACGCTGCCAATGAGCCTATGGTTGAAGGTTATTTCTCGCACCCGGCTTTCCGTAATTATCCTGTGGTTGGTGTAACCTGGAGACAAGCAAGAGCATATACCGTATGGCGTACCCGTTATAACGATGCTTATAAAGATTCACGCCGTTTGCCGCACCGTTTACCATATGGCTTACCTACCGAGGCTCAGTTTGAATATGCTGCACGTGGCGGCAGGATAGGTACCGATTACCCATGGGGTGGGCCTTATATTAAAAATGCCAAAGGCTGTTTGCTGGCCAACTTTAAGCCAGGTCGCGGTAACTATACCGATGATGGCGGCGCTTATACCGTAAATGTGCGCTCTTACTTCCCTAATGATTATGGCCTGTACAACATGGCCGGGAACGTAGCCGAGTGGACATCATCAACTTTCGACGAATCAGCCTCATCATTTGTGCATGACCTTGCACCAACATTTAATTACGAAGCAAAAGCAACCGATCCGGAAGTACTGAAGCGTAAAGTGGTACGCGGCGGATCATGGAAAGATATCGGATACTTTCTTCAAAACGCGACCCGTACTTATGAATACCAGGATACCGCGAAATCATACATTGGTTTCCGCTGTGTAACCGACTATTTGGGCCGCGATATTAAAGACAAACGATAA